The following coding sequences lie in one Halorarum halophilum genomic window:
- the tbsP gene encoding transcriptional regulator TbsP — MTSNLLEGTTDDILRSVLERSESELVVVDPSADVVEALVEIGSDYEDDLPTLNVVADEGLLKDVMDDFIVASAAADLVDAGDMTFRNLSDGADNTLLVGKESLYALVSAGEHVAALSAEDDAFIADAYETYHEVWSEAEPFNLRTPPLGRVRSTLSEDIGDDVRADFDGVLASLETARGDGDGLDEVTISLLVAAKNDVLLYDISKWGEDVGIASKATFSRTKTRLEDMGLIDTEKVPIDVGRPRLRLKLGDEKLRGADSGGLASVAHSMLN, encoded by the coding sequence ATGACCTCGAATTTACTCGAAGGTACGACCGATGATATCCTCCGCTCGGTGCTCGAGCGATCCGAAAGCGAACTCGTCGTCGTCGACCCCTCGGCCGACGTCGTCGAGGCGCTGGTCGAGATCGGCTCCGACTACGAGGACGACCTGCCGACGCTGAACGTCGTCGCCGACGAGGGGCTCCTGAAGGACGTGATGGACGACTTCATCGTCGCCTCCGCGGCCGCCGACCTCGTCGACGCCGGCGACATGACGTTCCGGAACCTGAGCGACGGCGCGGACAACACCCTCCTCGTCGGGAAGGAGTCCCTCTACGCGCTGGTCTCGGCCGGCGAGCACGTGGCCGCGCTCTCCGCAGAGGACGACGCGTTCATCGCGGACGCGTACGAGACGTACCACGAGGTGTGGAGCGAGGCGGAGCCGTTCAACCTCCGGACCCCGCCGCTCGGGCGCGTCCGCTCGACGCTCTCCGAGGACATCGGCGACGACGTGCGGGCCGACTTCGACGGCGTGCTCGCGTCCCTCGAGACCGCGCGCGGCGACGGCGACGGCCTCGACGAGGTGACGATCAGCCTGCTGGTCGCCGCGAAGAACGACGTGCTCCTCTACGACATCAGCAAGTGGGGCGAGGACGTGGGGATCGCCTCCAAGGCGACGTTCTCCCGGACGAAGACCCGCCTCGAGGACATGGGGCTCATCGACACCGAGAAAGTGCCTATCGACGTCGGCCGCCCCCGCCTGCGCCTGAAACTCGGCGACGAGAAGCTCCGCGGCGCCGACTCCGGCGGCCTCGCGAGCGTCGCCCACAGCATGCTGAACTGA
- a CDS encoding YcaO-like family protein, with product MDIAIVGPDPAASALRGAFSDVDVNVMEVEVGLLDGFEFAAVVGTTGDERFRTANALIDEWVAVEIGGVGGRAIEGLNAAVTLFSEDSGCYDCLVDRVRANVPEKDATPQGTRSAVRFAGALAGRRTIQHFAGEDLGGTVVEVPGAERSFLPSPTCDCGPAPEGFELAYRDVDLDDAVDRMDGAVDDRLGIVTDVGERESFPLPYYIARTTDTSAFADARCAEFAAGVSADWDAAYAKAIGEALERYCAGVYRASELRSAPTEGLVDAVPIDRFVRPEGTPIPDPDDRIEWVPGVDLRTGERVSLPAEFVHFPPPEERFKPTITTGLGLGNSTVEAVLSGLYEAIERDASMLAWYSTFEPLGLEVADERFRELARRARAEELTVTPLLLTQDVDVPVVGAAVHREGDWPRFAMGSAADLDAGAAAASATAEAIQNWMELRAMGSERASEEEGAIGSYADFPGEAREFVDPEATIPAAGVSETTSGEEELEAVLDHLGAADLDAYASRLTTRDVAALGFEGVRVLVPEAQPLFTGEPFFGERLARVAESMGFEPRPDRAYHPFP from the coding sequence ATGGATATCGCCATCGTCGGTCCGGACCCCGCCGCGTCGGCGCTTCGAGGCGCGTTCTCCGACGTCGACGTGAACGTGATGGAGGTCGAGGTCGGCCTGCTGGACGGCTTCGAGTTCGCGGCGGTCGTCGGGACGACCGGCGACGAACGGTTCCGAACGGCGAACGCCCTGATCGACGAGTGGGTCGCGGTCGAGATCGGCGGGGTCGGCGGACGCGCGATCGAGGGGCTCAACGCCGCCGTCACGCTGTTCTCGGAGGACTCCGGCTGCTACGATTGCCTCGTCGACCGCGTCCGCGCGAACGTTCCCGAGAAGGACGCGACGCCGCAGGGGACGAGGAGCGCCGTCCGCTTCGCCGGCGCGCTCGCCGGCCGGCGCACCATCCAGCACTTCGCCGGCGAGGACCTCGGCGGCACGGTCGTCGAGGTTCCCGGCGCCGAACGGTCGTTCCTCCCCTCGCCGACGTGTGACTGCGGCCCGGCGCCCGAGGGCTTCGAACTCGCGTACCGCGACGTCGACCTCGACGACGCCGTCGACCGGATGGACGGTGCGGTCGACGACCGCCTCGGAATCGTCACCGACGTCGGCGAGCGCGAGTCGTTCCCGCTCCCGTACTACATCGCCCGGACGACGGACACCAGCGCGTTCGCCGACGCGCGGTGCGCCGAGTTCGCTGCGGGCGTCTCCGCCGACTGGGACGCGGCCTACGCGAAGGCGATCGGCGAGGCGCTGGAGCGCTACTGCGCGGGGGTGTACCGCGCCTCCGAACTCCGCTCCGCCCCGACCGAGGGCCTCGTCGACGCGGTGCCGATCGACCGGTTCGTCCGGCCCGAGGGAACGCCGATTCCCGACCCCGACGACCGCATCGAGTGGGTCCCCGGCGTCGACCTCCGGACGGGCGAGCGCGTCTCGCTCCCGGCCGAGTTCGTCCACTTCCCCCCGCCCGAGGAGCGGTTCAAGCCGACCATCACGACCGGACTCGGGCTGGGCAACTCCACCGTCGAGGCCGTCCTGTCGGGCCTGTACGAGGCGATCGAGCGCGACGCGTCGATGCTGGCCTGGTACTCCACGTTCGAGCCGCTCGGGCTCGAGGTAGCGGACGAGCGGTTCCGGGAGCTCGCCCGGCGGGCGCGCGCTGAGGAGTTGACCGTCACGCCGCTGCTCCTCACCCAGGACGTGGACGTCCCCGTCGTCGGCGCCGCGGTCCACCGCGAGGGTGACTGGCCGCGGTTCGCGATGGGCTCGGCCGCCGACCTGGACGCCGGCGCGGCCGCCGCATCCGCAACGGCGGAGGCGATCCAGAACTGGATGGAGCTCCGGGCGATGGGCTCCGAACGGGCGAGCGAGGAGGAGGGCGCCATCGGTTCGTACGCCGACTTCCCCGGGGAGGCACGGGAGTTCGTCGACCCCGAGGCGACGATCCCCGCCGCCGGCGTCAGCGAGACCACCTCCGGCGAGGAGGAACTCGAGGCGGTGCTCGACCACCTGGGGGCGGCGGACCTCGACGCCTACGCGTCTCGGCTCACCACCCGCGACGTCGCCGCGCTGGGGTTCGAGGGGGTCCGTGTGCTCGTTCCCGAAGCCCAGCCCCTGTTCACGGGCGAACCGTTCTTCGGGGAGCGACTCGCGCGCGTCGCGGAGTCGATGGGGTTCGAGCCGAGACCGGACCGCGCGTACCACCCGTTCCCGTAG
- a CDS encoding bifunctional metallophosphatase/5'-nucleotidase yields the protein MVRLLHYSDIENVYDDPERAGRLAACISDLHGPDALVVGTGDNTAPGVLALVARGRQALEFFTAIDATVETFGNHDFDFGPDATRELVADSPQTWVSTNVYDGPGEVPEVPLGADSGDELDSVFGAAEGVVPWTVETVAGADVGVFGVTDPATDSLNPMAADLAFTDPYEAAERAAGLLRSEGVDHVVAASHLGGGDDELARRADVDLVLGGHVHTERAEEVDGVLCTRPGVNGEAVLEIELTGDGATATRHDPSDWSPNERLADALRERMHAAGLDQVVGHVDEPIERTEGTIHGGESRVGNLVADAYRYAADADVGLQNAGGIRLGDDLAGDVTLADLISTVPFEEPVVTVELTGAELLDAFRQMSAAVVDFGEPHWWHGHVSGAEIVWDDSERELLEARVAGEPVDPDGTYRVATPEYLLHSDHEFPAIEERHRAAEHGIQHDVLAEYIRDHGLDARIEGRIRRVSGGVRAGRVAGEGENEDATGVLAEPTDE from the coding sequence ATGGTCCGTCTCCTCCACTACTCCGACATCGAGAACGTCTACGACGACCCCGAGCGGGCCGGTCGCCTGGCGGCCTGCATCTCGGACCTCCACGGACCCGACGCGCTCGTCGTCGGCACCGGCGACAACACCGCCCCGGGTGTGCTCGCGCTCGTCGCCCGCGGCCGGCAGGCGCTCGAATTCTTCACCGCCATCGACGCGACGGTCGAGACGTTCGGCAACCACGACTTCGACTTCGGCCCGGACGCCACGCGCGAACTCGTCGCGGATTCGCCCCAGACGTGGGTGAGCACGAACGTCTACGACGGGCCGGGAGAGGTACCGGAAGTACCCCTGGGAGCCGATAGCGGCGACGAACTCGACTCGGTGTTCGGCGCAGCCGAGGGCGTCGTCCCGTGGACAGTCGAGACCGTCGCCGGGGCCGACGTCGGCGTATTCGGCGTCACCGACCCCGCGACCGACTCGCTGAACCCGATGGCGGCCGACCTGGCGTTCACAGACCCGTACGAGGCCGCCGAGCGCGCTGCGGGGCTGCTCCGCTCGGAGGGTGTCGATCACGTGGTCGCGGCCTCGCACCTGGGTGGCGGGGACGACGAACTGGCGCGCCGGGCCGACGTGGACCTCGTGCTCGGCGGACACGTCCACACGGAACGGGCCGAGGAGGTCGATGGCGTGCTCTGCACCCGGCCGGGCGTCAACGGGGAGGCGGTCCTCGAGATCGAACTGACCGGGGACGGTGCGACCGCGACGCGTCACGACCCGAGCGACTGGTCGCCGAACGAGCGCCTCGCGGACGCGCTCCGGGAACGGATGCACGCGGCGGGGCTGGACCAGGTCGTCGGCCACGTGGACGAGCCGATCGAGCGCACCGAGGGGACCATCCACGGCGGCGAGTCCCGCGTCGGGAACCTCGTCGCCGACGCGTACCGGTACGCCGCGGACGCGGACGTGGGGCTCCAGAACGCCGGGGGAATCCGGCTGGGCGACGACCTCGCGGGGGACGTCACCCTCGCCGACCTGATCAGCACCGTTCCGTTCGAGGAGCCGGTCGTCACGGTCGAACTCACCGGCGCGGAACTGCTCGACGCCTTCCGACAGATGTCGGCCGCGGTCGTCGACTTCGGCGAACCGCACTGGTGGCACGGGCACGTCAGCGGGGCGGAGATCGTCTGGGACGACTCGGAACGGGAACTCCTGGAGGCGCGCGTCGCGGGCGAACCCGTGGACCCGGACGGAACCTACCGGGTCGCCACCCCGGAGTACCTCCTGCACTCCGATCACGAGTTCCCCGCCATCGAGGAACGCCACCGGGCGGCCGAACACGGCATCCAGCACGACGTGCTGGCCGAGTACATCCGCGACCATGGACTCGACGCCCGGATCGAGGGGCGCATCCGGCGGGTGAGCGGCGGTGTTCGGGCGGGGAGGGTCGCCGGCGAGGGGGAGAACGAGGACGCGACCGGCGTCCTCGCCGAACCGACGGACGAGTAG
- a CDS encoding universal stress protein — translation MTLVVVPVRYPLSKHSMATLSEAIRIAEERDAELTVLHVDLYQDSREVTRTDLKRAVQREFGSPSTARYVVRRGFLVEETILDEVAAEEADVVVIGAKQASRWRRTLQRLFSDPDVESYLREKLDATVITVDGAQVRGDGP, via the coding sequence ATGACGCTGGTGGTCGTTCCGGTGCGGTACCCGCTCTCGAAACACTCGATGGCCACGCTCTCGGAGGCCATCCGCATCGCCGAGGAGCGCGACGCGGAGCTCACCGTACTGCACGTCGACCTCTATCAGGACAGCCGCGAGGTCACGCGAACCGATCTGAAGCGCGCCGTCCAGCGCGAGTTCGGTTCCCCCTCGACCGCGCGGTACGTCGTCCGTCGGGGCTTCCTCGTCGAGGAGACCATCCTCGACGAGGTGGCCGCCGAGGAGGCCGACGTGGTCGTCATCGGCGCGAAACAGGCGAGCAGGTGGCGGCGGACCCTCCAGCGACTGTTCTCCGATCCGGACGTGGAGTCGTACCTCCGCGAGAAGCTCGACGCGACGGTCATCACCGTCGACGGCGCACAGGTCCGCGGGGACGGTCCGTGA
- a CDS encoding biotin--[acetyl-CoA-carboxylase] ligase produces MTGGGLPPARRALLDALADGPVEGPALADELGVSRAAVWKHVETLRESGFRIEGTDEGYVVTEVTEYDGPAVAYGLDAPFAVEFHDSVGSTNDRARELATGGAANVAVIADEQTASRGRLDREWRSPSGGVWLSLVLRPDVPPAHAPAFTLAAAVAVTRACREVGVDARIKWPNDVLVPHTNDRGDEGDDGDDASDGAGDTVDRGGRKLCGILTEMEGEADRVSWLVVGIGLNANVDAGDLPAGADATSLAAELGHDVDRRILVQRVLEEFHELGRDLDGVIPAWREHADTLGRRVRVDTPGGIVEGDAVDVEFPGALVLDTGNGEVRVTAGDCEHLRPVRD; encoded by the coding sequence GTGACCGGGGGCGGACTCCCGCCGGCACGGCGTGCGTTGCTCGACGCGCTCGCCGACGGGCCGGTGGAGGGTCCCGCCCTCGCCGACGAACTCGGCGTCTCCCGCGCGGCGGTGTGGAAACACGTCGAGACGCTCCGCGAATCGGGGTTCCGGATCGAGGGGACCGACGAGGGGTACGTCGTCACCGAGGTCACCGAGTACGACGGCCCGGCCGTCGCCTACGGGCTCGACGCCCCCTTCGCGGTGGAGTTCCACGACAGCGTCGGCTCGACGAACGACCGGGCGCGCGAGCTCGCGACCGGGGGGGCGGCGAACGTGGCCGTCATCGCCGACGAACAGACGGCCTCCCGCGGGCGTCTCGACCGCGAGTGGCGCTCGCCCTCGGGCGGCGTCTGGCTCTCCCTCGTCCTCCGGCCGGACGTCCCGCCGGCGCACGCCCCCGCGTTCACGCTCGCCGCCGCAGTGGCCGTGACGCGGGCCTGTCGCGAGGTCGGGGTCGACGCCCGAATCAAGTGGCCGAACGACGTCCTCGTTCCCCACACGAACGACCGGGGCGACGAGGGCGACGACGGTGACGATGCAAGCGACGGCGCCGGCGATACCGTCGATCGAGGCGGACGAAAACTCTGCGGGATCCTGACCGAGATGGAGGGGGAAGCGGACCGCGTCTCGTGGCTCGTCGTCGGGATCGGCCTCAACGCGAACGTGGATGCCGGCGACCTCCCGGCGGGGGCCGACGCGACGAGCCTCGCCGCCGAACTCGGTCACGACGTCGACCGGCGGATCCTGGTTCAGCGCGTCCTGGAGGAGTTCCACGAGCTAGGTAGGGACCTCGACGGTGTGATCCCGGCGTGGCGCGAGCACGCGGACACGCTCGGGCGGCGCGTCAGGGTCGACACGCCGGGCGGCATCGTGGAGGGCGACGCCGTGGACGTGGAGTTCCCCGGCGCGCTCGTACTCGACACGGGGAACGGCGAGGTCCGGGTCACCGCCGGCGACTGCGAACACCTCCGCCCGGTTCGGGACTAG
- a CDS encoding universal stress protein, protein MGLYERILVPTDGSDGVERAIRHAVDLAVDHGATVHALYVVNSASYAGMPMESSWEGIDEMLRSDAEDAVSMVEALGDDYEVPVETAILDGSPSKEIVRYAETEDCDLIVMGTHGRGGIDRLLLGSVAEKVVRSSSVPVLTVRVND, encoded by the coding sequence ATGGGGCTGTACGAGCGTATCCTCGTCCCGACGGACGGCTCGGACGGCGTCGAGCGAGCGATCCGCCACGCCGTCGACCTCGCGGTCGACCACGGCGCCACCGTCCACGCGCTGTACGTCGTCAACTCCGCCTCCTACGCCGGCATGCCGATGGAGTCCTCCTGGGAGGGGATCGACGAGATGCTCCGGTCGGACGCCGAGGACGCGGTGTCGATGGTCGAGGCGCTCGGGGACGACTACGAGGTCCCGGTCGAGACGGCCATCCTCGACGGGAGTCCGAGCAAGGAGATCGTCCGCTACGCGGAGACGGAGGACTGCGACCTCATCGTGATGGGGACCCACGGCAGGGGCGGTATCGACCGACTGCTGCTGGGGAGCGTCGCAGAGAAGGTCGTCAGGAGCTCCTCGGTCCCGGTGTTGACGGTCCGCGTGAACGACTAG
- a CDS encoding elongation factor 1-beta → MGKVAAKMKVMPNSPEIDLDDLQDKLEASLPEGAEIRNVEREDVAFGLVALLPMVVVPDDAGGTEAVEESFSGVEGIESVQVEEVGRL, encoded by the coding sequence ATGGGGAAGGTCGCCGCGAAGATGAAGGTCATGCCGAACAGCCCCGAGATCGACCTCGACGACCTCCAGGACAAGCTCGAGGCCTCCCTCCCCGAGGGAGCCGAGATCCGGAACGTCGAGCGCGAGGACGTCGCGTTCGGCCTCGTCGCGCTGCTCCCGATGGTCGTCGTCCCCGACGACGCGGGCGGCACCGAGGCCGTCGAGGAGTCGTTCTCCGGCGTCGAGGGCATCGAGAGCGTGCAGGTCGAGGAAGTCGGCCGCCTCTAG
- a CDS encoding HVO_2753 family zinc finger protein, protein MSEAEQASDRRCVSCGVNVAGMSAAAFKCPDCGTRIFRCAKCRKQSNLYECPDCGFRGP, encoded by the coding sequence ATGAGCGAGGCAGAGCAGGCGTCCGACCGACGCTGCGTCTCCTGTGGTGTGAACGTCGCCGGCATGAGCGCGGCGGCGTTCAAGTGCCCCGACTGCGGAACCCGCATCTTCCGCTGTGCGAAGTGCCGCAAGCAGAGCAACCTCTACGAGTGTCCCGACTGCGGGTTCCGGGGGCCCTGA
- a CDS encoding tripartite tricarboxylate transporter permease yields the protein MPPALPEATLLPLSYALAGCALGTASGLLPGLHANNFALLLAAAAPALDASPLALGCAMLAAGLVHTFLDVVPALALGVPDAAMAASALPGHRLVVEGRGREAMRLSVVGSGLSVVLAVPVAVPLTAAMEIAYPTLRAWLPLVILGVVLALVWTEATWRARAAGVVSLVLATGLGSVALDATPTGPLPAGGILAPLFAGLFGAPILVDALDGGGVPPQADARIALDPRGTGAAALAGTGAGAAVGYLPGVSAGVASTLALPVLGGDDPAREYLVATSGANTATAVFALFAFTALGTPRSGVLVAMADVDVPAALPTLLVVVGVAAAVGTLGVLFLGDVTLRIVGRVDQHALVACVLAGLVALSWGFAGGTGLLAFGVATVVGFVPTRLGCRRVHLMGVLVGPLALGI from the coding sequence ATGCCCCCAGCCCTCCCGGAGGCGACGCTGCTGCCGCTCTCCTATGCCCTCGCCGGCTGCGCCCTCGGAACCGCGAGCGGCCTCCTCCCGGGACTCCACGCGAACAACTTCGCGCTGTTGCTCGCGGCCGCGGCGCCCGCCCTCGACGCGTCCCCGCTCGCGCTCGGCTGTGCGATGCTCGCGGCCGGCCTGGTCCACACGTTCCTCGACGTGGTCCCCGCCCTGGCGCTCGGCGTCCCCGACGCCGCGATGGCCGCGAGCGCGCTGCCCGGCCATCGCCTCGTCGTCGAGGGTCGGGGACGGGAGGCGATGCGCCTCTCCGTCGTGGGAAGCGGGCTCTCGGTCGTCCTGGCCGTCCCCGTCGCCGTCCCGCTCACCGCCGCGATGGAGATCGCCTACCCGACGCTCCGGGCCTGGCTCCCGCTCGTCATCCTCGGCGTCGTGCTCGCGCTGGTCTGGACCGAGGCCACCTGGCGGGCGCGCGCGGCCGGCGTCGTCTCCCTCGTGCTCGCGACGGGGCTCGGTTCCGTCGCCCTCGACGCAACCCCGACCGGACCGCTTCCCGCAGGGGGGATACTCGCGCCGCTGTTCGCCGGCCTGTTCGGCGCGCCGATCCTCGTGGACGCGCTGGACGGCGGAGGCGTCCCGCCGCAGGCCGACGCGCGGATCGCGCTGGATCCGCGCGGGACGGGGGCGGCCGCGCTGGCCGGTACCGGGGCCGGCGCGGCGGTAGGCTACCTCCCAGGCGTGTCGGCCGGCGTCGCGTCGACGCTCGCACTCCCCGTCCTCGGCGGCGACGACCCGGCCCGCGAGTACCTCGTCGCGACCAGCGGCGCGAACACGGCGACGGCGGTGTTCGCGCTGTTCGCGTTCACGGCCCTCGGGACGCCGCGATCTGGCGTGCTCGTGGCGATGGCGGACGTGGACGTTCCCGCCGCGCTGCCGACCCTGCTCGTGGTGGTCGGCGTCGCGGCGGCCGTCGGGACGCTGGGGGTCCTGTTTCTCGGCGACGTCACCCTTCGAATCGTCGGGCGGGTCGACCAGCATGCACTCGTCGCGTGCGTGCTGGCGGGACTCGTGGCGCTCTCGTGGGGGTTCGCGGGCGGGACGGGGCTACTGGCGTTCGGCGTGGCGACGGTCGTCGGGTTCGTCCCGACCCGGCTCGGCTGCAGGCGCGTCCACCTGATGGGGGTGCTCGTCGGGCCGCTGGCGCTCGGGATCTGA
- the rpl12p gene encoding 50S ribosomal protein P1 produces the protein MEYVYAALILNETDEEINEDNVTAVLEAAGVDVEESRVKALVAALEDVDIEEAIDTAAAAPAAGAGGAAGAAGGAEEAESDEDEAEDEEAEAEEAGDDDEDESSGEGLGELFG, from the coding sequence ATGGAATACGTTTACGCTGCACTCATCCTGAACGAGACGGACGAAGAGATCAACGAGGACAACGTCACGGCGGTGCTCGAGGCCGCCGGCGTCGACGTCGAGGAATCCCGCGTCAAGGCGCTCGTCGCCGCGCTGGAGGACGTCGACATCGAGGAGGCCATCGACACGGCCGCCGCCGCACCCGCCGCGGGTGCCGGTGGTGCCGCGGGCGCCGCCGGTGGCGCCGAGGAGGCCGAGTCCGACGAGGACGAGGCCGAGGACGAGGAAGCGGAAGCCGAGGAAGCCGGCGACGACGACGAGGACGAGTCCTCGGGCGAGGGCCTGGGCGAGCTGTTCGGCTGA
- a CDS encoding 50S ribosomal protein L10, translating into MSSSEARRTETIPQWKREEVEELTEFLESYASVGVVGVTGIPSRQLQAMRRDLHGEAELRMSRNTLTNRALEEVDDGLEELVEYVGGEVGLIGTNDNPFGLFKQLEASKTPAPINAGEVAPNDVVIPEGDTGVDPGPFVGELQQVGADARIQEGSIQVLSDSTVLEAGEVVDDTLANVLSELGIEPKEVGLDLKAVYSEGVLFEPDELAIDVDEYRADVQSAAAAARNLSVNAAYPTARTAGTLLGKAAGEAKAVGLYAAIEDEELMPDLVARADAQLRALAATIDDEEALPEELQGVEAPSAPATEDEEQTDDEDTEAEADAEEPDDDDDDEGDAGEGLGAMFG; encoded by the coding sequence ATGAGTTCGAGCGAAGCCCGTCGAACGGAGACGATCCCCCAGTGGAAGCGCGAGGAGGTTGAGGAGCTCACGGAGTTCCTCGAGTCCTACGCCTCGGTCGGCGTCGTCGGCGTGACCGGCATCCCGAGCCGGCAGCTGCAGGCGATGCGCCGCGACCTCCACGGGGAGGCCGAGCTCCGGATGAGCCGGAACACGCTGACGAACCGCGCGCTCGAGGAGGTCGACGACGGCCTCGAGGAGCTCGTGGAGTACGTCGGCGGCGAGGTCGGGCTCATCGGGACGAACGACAACCCGTTCGGGCTGTTCAAGCAGCTCGAAGCGTCGAAGACGCCCGCCCCGATCAACGCGGGCGAGGTCGCCCCCAACGACGTCGTCATCCCCGAGGGTGACACCGGCGTCGACCCCGGCCCGTTCGTCGGGGAACTCCAGCAGGTCGGCGCGGACGCGCGCATCCAGGAGGGCTCCATCCAGGTGCTCTCCGACTCGACCGTGCTCGAGGCGGGCGAGGTCGTCGACGACACGCTCGCGAACGTCCTCTCCGAACTCGGCATCGAGCCGAAGGAGGTCGGGCTCGACCTGAAGGCCGTCTACTCCGAGGGCGTGCTGTTCGAGCCGGACGAGCTGGCCATCGACGTGGACGAGTACCGCGCGGACGTCCAGTCCGCCGCCGCCGCCGCACGGAACCTCTCCGTCAACGCGGCGTACCCGACCGCGCGCACGGCCGGCACGCTGCTCGGCAAGGCCGCCGGCGAGGCGAAGGCGGTCGGGCTCTACGCGGCCATCGAGGACGAGGAGCTCATGCCGGACCTCGTCGCCCGCGCCGACGCGCAGCTGCGCGCGCTCGCCGCGACCATCGACGACGAGGAGGCGCTCCCCGAGGAGCTCCAGGGTGTCGAGGCGCCGAGCGCCCCGGCCACCGAGGACGAGGAACAGACCGACGACGAGGACACGGAAGCCGAGGCCGACGCCGAGGAGCCCGACGATGACGACGACGACGAGGGCGACGCCGGCGAGGGCCTGGGCGCGATGTTCGGATAA
- a CDS encoding 50S ribosomal protein L1, with protein MADSIEEAVTQALEDAPPRNFRETVDLAINLRDLDLNDPSNRVDDEVVLPSGTGQDTQIVVIAEGETALRAEDVADDVLSGSDLQDLAGEENEAKDLADETDFFIAEASMMQDVASNLGRILGPRGKMPTPLQPDDDVVETVNRMKNTVQLRSRDRRTFHTRVGAQDMSAEDISSNIDVIIRRLEADLEKGPLNLDGIYVKTTMGPSVEVPV; from the coding sequence ATGGCAGATTCAATAGAGGAAGCAGTAACCCAAGCGCTGGAGGACGCCCCGCCTCGCAACTTCCGCGAGACGGTGGACCTCGCGATCAATCTCCGCGACTTGGACCTCAACGACCCGTCGAATCGAGTCGACGACGAGGTCGTCCTACCCAGCGGTACCGGGCAGGACACCCAGATCGTCGTCATCGCGGAGGGCGAGACCGCCCTCCGCGCAGAAGACGTCGCCGACGACGTACTGTCGGGCAGCGACCTGCAGGACCTCGCAGGCGAGGAGAACGAGGCCAAGGACCTCGCCGATGAAACGGACTTCTTCATCGCAGAGGCCAGCATGATGCAGGACGTCGCGTCCAACCTCGGACGCATCCTGGGGCCGCGCGGCAAGATGCCGACGCCGCTCCAGCCCGACGACGACGTCGTCGAGACCGTCAACCGCATGAAGAACACCGTCCAGCTCCGCTCGCGCGACCGGCGCACGTTCCACACCCGCGTCGGCGCGCAGGACATGTCCGCCGAGGACATCTCGAGCAACATCGACGTCATCATCCGTCGACTGGAGGCGGACCTCGAGAAGGGGCCGCTCAACCTCGACGGCATCTACGTCAAGACGACGATGGGGCCGTCCGTGGAGGTGCCCGTCTGA
- a CDS encoding PHP domain-containing protein: MHDFHAHSTYSDGSAFRPMLEAAVEAGLEGVGFADHCSLTTDPGWRRQRDRFARHFDLTYERRRAALEQLREEYDIAIYDAVEVDYEPGLEDDIRSFLAEGEFDYALGSVHYVGDHVAFASEDFSSPDAPEPAAFVADYYDAVIRLVESELFDVAAHVDLVEAHPQLAGLRSDEHVERLVDALAESRTVPEVNAKRAKRDGKPDFHPSDDLFDALVERGVRFTVGTDTHRPEEFAGRTESLRAFVDERGLDPVSPV; the protein is encoded by the coding sequence GTGCACGATTTCCACGCCCACTCCACGTACTCCGATGGGTCGGCGTTCCGGCCCATGCTGGAGGCGGCAGTCGAGGCTGGACTCGAGGGGGTCGGCTTCGCCGACCACTGTTCCTTGACGACCGACCCGGGGTGGCGTCGACAGCGTGATCGGTTCGCTCGGCACTTCGACCTGACCTACGAACGCCGCCGCGCGGCGCTCGAGCAGCTACGCGAGGAGTACGACATCGCCATCTACGACGCGGTCGAGGTGGACTACGAACCGGGGCTGGAGGACGACATCCGGTCGTTCCTCGCGGAGGGGGAGTTCGACTACGCGCTTGGGAGTGTCCACTACGTCGGGGATCACGTCGCGTTCGCCAGCGAGGACTTCTCGTCGCCGGACGCCCCCGAGCCGGCGGCGTTCGTCGCGGACTACTACGACGCGGTCATTCGGCTGGTGGAGTCGGAACTGTTCGACGTGGCCGCCCACGTCGACCTCGTGGAGGCGCACCCGCAGCTCGCCGGGTTGCGGTCCGACGAGCACGTCGAACGGCTCGTGGACGCCCTCGCGGAGTCGCGGACGGTCCCGGAGGTGAACGCGAAACGGGCGAAGCGCGACGGGAAGCCGGACTTCCACCCGAGCGACGACCTGTTCGACGCGCTCGTCGAACGTGGGGTCCGGTTCACGGTCGGGACCGATACGCACCGGCCGGAGGAGTTCGCCGGACGGACGGAGTCGCTCCGCGCGTTCGTCGACGAGCGCGGACTGGACCCCGTCTCCCCCGTGTGA